A DNA window from Drosophila biarmipes strain raj3 chromosome 2R, RU_DBia_V1.1, whole genome shotgun sequence contains the following coding sequences:
- the LOC108026930 gene encoding U-scoloptoxin(19)-Sm1a isoform X1, whose translation MSPRKSLLGCLLVSALLVLHQVQANVETNEVDTSDTYMLQGVEVFPNDRQCVLVGGLCVKTDDCIEPTTNKGLCPSSAGRGVECCYELPVRPAPCAEHLGLCMDRCHQRLLRPGTDCENGQVCCVLI comes from the exons ATGTCGCCGAGGAAGAGCTTGCTGGGCTGCCTGCTGGTCAGCGCACTGCTGGTGCTGCACCAGGTGCAGGCCAACGTGGAGACCAACGAAGTGGACACCAGCGATACGTACA TGCTGCAGGGCGTGGAAGTGTTCCCCAACGACCGCCAGTGCGTCCTGGTCGGAGGCCTGTGCGTCAAGACGGACGACTGCATCGAGCCCACCACGAACAAGGGGCTGTGTCCCTCGAGCGCCGGACGCGGCGTGGAGTGCTGCTACGAAC TGCCGGTCAGACCAGCGCCCTGCGCGGAACACTTGGGACTGTGCATGGACCGATGCCACCAGAGGCTCCTGCGACCCGGTACCGACTGCGAGAACGGCCAAGTCTGCTGCGTCCTGATCTAG
- the LOC108026930 gene encoding uncharacterized protein LOC108026930 isoform X2, whose amino-acid sequence MSPRKSLLGCLLVSALLVLHQVQANVETNEVDTSDTYMLQGVEVFPNDRQCVLVGGLCVKTDDCIEPTTNKGLCPSSAGRGVECCYELRSAPLNN is encoded by the exons ATGTCGCCGAGGAAGAGCTTGCTGGGCTGCCTGCTGGTCAGCGCACTGCTGGTGCTGCACCAGGTGCAGGCCAACGTGGAGACCAACGAAGTGGACACCAGCGATACGTACA TGCTGCAGGGCGTGGAAGTGTTCCCCAACGACCGCCAGTGCGTCCTGGTCGGAGGCCTGTGCGTCAAGACGGACGACTGCATCGAGCCCACCACGAACAAGGGGCTGTGTCCCTCGAGCGCCGGACGCGGCGTGGAGTGCTGCTACGAAC TCCGATCCGCACCCCTGAATAACTAA
- the LOC108026835 gene encoding uncharacterized protein LOC108026835 → MEHSRIQTMLLVMIVIVATSCCAHGQSYLFSLENVLNESSRQLPYNLTSANRTTEVDLFPDSISNNTRIIVYKNTVVESPNELSQTAMDVITIVWYVATFLALAAFFMLMACSDRRCRDMRRRPAGGQSTEGLRAPPTPSPSYSEFAPPSYDTVIKMQHAAKTSVFVIPFSSKAGELGAPTSPPPPLTPSASPPAVACDMIIVNEVQKSAD, encoded by the exons ATGGAGCACAGCCGGATCCAGACAATGCTGCTAGTTATGATAG TAATCGTCGCCACCTCGTGCTGCGCACACGGCCAGTCCTATCTCTTCAGTCTGGAGAACGTTCTCAACGAGTCCTCGCGCCAGCTGCCCTACAACCTGACCTCCGCGAACAGAACCACCGAGGTGGACCTCTTTCCCGACTCCATCTCGAACAACACCCGCATAATTGTCTACAAAAACA CTGTCGTCGAGTCGCCCAACGAACTGTCCCAGACGGCGATGGATGTGATCACGATTGTGTGGTATGTGGCCACCTTCTTGGCCCTGGCCGCCTTCTTCATGCTGATGGCCTGCTCGGACCGCCGCTGCCGTGACATGAGGCGTCGTCCCGCCGGAGGGCAGTCCACGGAGGGTCTGAGGGCGCCGCCCACGCCCTCGCCGTCCTACAGTGAATTCGCACCGCCCAGCTACGACACGGTGATCAAGATGCAGCACGCGGCCAAGACGAGCGTGTTTGTGATACCGTTCAGCAGCAAGGCCGGCGAACTGGGGGCCCCCACCTCGCCGCCTCCGCCCCTGACACCCTCCGCCAGTCCGCCAGCCGTCGCCTGCGACATGATCATCGTAAACGAAGTGCAAAAGTCGGCCGACTAA
- the LOC108026834 gene encoding uncharacterized protein LOC108026834 isoform X2: MGKCCIGALWPLAILVASATAYKNVRLQDNMCSDKLFYTLAKPFRGDPTVRLEYEDTSGAIVTQMWNLTLPQGHAANKIKYDCQFRVLTSDRPPRGIYTIITRLKFRRDPVSKECIDYIQFSSGNRSPSERICNDISIDGPAGRLIFDQRDREVNVHIFIDRTRHILGDPLELRMVLTAHSECQFNGDFLCDPNDQYSCISRHFVRDNITNCLYPCRDEGTCFHDAIVPEEIDTANVAISALTSLIFTMLGVGFCVWVCWKYWNCITVQQRAHEASAARFNQRRVRSDVPTIELPPPIQYDDSVLHEHNSQQHQQPATPKDLPPSYESLFPERAWRKCGRETPHPHPPRIIPRLGVWGFITW; encoded by the exons ATGGGCAAGTGCTGCATCGGGGCACTCTGGCCACTGGCCATTTTGGTGGCCTCTGCCACTGCCTACAAGAACG TTCGCTTGCAGGACAACATGTGCTCGGACAAGCTGTTCTACACACTGGCCAAGCCCTTTCGGGGCGATCCCACGGTGCGGCTGGAGTACGAGGACACCTCCGGAGCGATTGTGACCCAGATGTGGAATCTGACACTGCCCCAGGGCCATGCGGCCAACAAGATCAAGTACGACTGCCAGTTCCGGGTGCTGACCAGCGATCGACCGCCGCGCGGCATCTACACCATCATCACGCGGCTCAAGTTCCGGCGCGATCCCGTGTCCAAGGAGTGCATCGACTACATCCAGTTCAGTAGTGGCAACCGCTCGCCCAGCGAGCGCATCTGCAATGATATCTCCATTGACGGGCCGGCCGGACGTTTGATCTTTGACCAGCGCGACCGCGAGGTCAACGTGCACATCTTCATCGATCGAACGCGCCATATACTGGGTGACCCGCTGGAGCTGCGCATGGTGCTGACGGCCCACTCCGAGTGCCAGTTCAACGGGGACTTCCTCTGCGATCCCAACGACCAGTACTCGTGCATCTCGCGCCACTTTGTGCGGGACAATATCACCAACTGCCTGTATCCGTGCCGGGACGAAGGCACGTGCTTCCACGACGCCATCGTGCCGGAGGAGATCGACACGGCCAATGTGGCCATCTCGGCGCTCACCTCGCTCATTTTCACCATGCTTGGAGTGGGCTTTTGTGTGTGGGTCTGCTGGAAGTACTGGAACTGCATAACAGTGCAGCAGCGTGCTCATGAGGCATCCGCTGCCCGCTTCAACCAGCGACGAGTTAGA TCGGATGTGCCCACCATTGAGCTGCCACCACCGATCCAGTACGATGATAGTGTCCTGCACGAGCACAATTcccagcagcatcagcagccgGCCACGCCCAAGGATCTGCCGCCCAGCTACGAGTCCCTCTTCCCGGAAAG AGCGTGGCGAAAGTGCGGACGGGAAACACCTCACCCTCACCCTCCGCGGATCATCCCCCGTTTGGGCGTTTGGGGTTTCATCACATGGTGA
- the LOC108026834 gene encoding uncharacterized protein LOC108026834 isoform X1, with the protein MGKCCIGALWPLAILVASATAYKNVRLQDNMCSDKLFYTLAKPFRGDPTVRLEYEDTSGAIVTQMWNLTLPQGHAANKIKYDCQFRVLTSDRPPRGIYTIITRLKFRRDPVSKECIDYIQFSSGNRSPSERICNDISIDGPAGRLIFDQRDREVNVHIFIDRTRHILGDPLELRMVLTAHSECQFNGDFLCDPNDQYSCISRHFVRDNITNCLYPCRDEGTCFHDAIVPEEIDTANVAISALTSLIFTMLGVGFCVWVCWKYWNCITVQQRAHEASAARFNQRRVRSDVPTIELPPPIQYDDSVLHEHNSQQHQQPATPKDLPPSYESLFPESRAWRKCGRETPHPHPPRIIPRLGVWGFITW; encoded by the exons ATGGGCAAGTGCTGCATCGGGGCACTCTGGCCACTGGCCATTTTGGTGGCCTCTGCCACTGCCTACAAGAACG TTCGCTTGCAGGACAACATGTGCTCGGACAAGCTGTTCTACACACTGGCCAAGCCCTTTCGGGGCGATCCCACGGTGCGGCTGGAGTACGAGGACACCTCCGGAGCGATTGTGACCCAGATGTGGAATCTGACACTGCCCCAGGGCCATGCGGCCAACAAGATCAAGTACGACTGCCAGTTCCGGGTGCTGACCAGCGATCGACCGCCGCGCGGCATCTACACCATCATCACGCGGCTCAAGTTCCGGCGCGATCCCGTGTCCAAGGAGTGCATCGACTACATCCAGTTCAGTAGTGGCAACCGCTCGCCCAGCGAGCGCATCTGCAATGATATCTCCATTGACGGGCCGGCCGGACGTTTGATCTTTGACCAGCGCGACCGCGAGGTCAACGTGCACATCTTCATCGATCGAACGCGCCATATACTGGGTGACCCGCTGGAGCTGCGCATGGTGCTGACGGCCCACTCCGAGTGCCAGTTCAACGGGGACTTCCTCTGCGATCCCAACGACCAGTACTCGTGCATCTCGCGCCACTTTGTGCGGGACAATATCACCAACTGCCTGTATCCGTGCCGGGACGAAGGCACGTGCTTCCACGACGCCATCGTGCCGGAGGAGATCGACACGGCCAATGTGGCCATCTCGGCGCTCACCTCGCTCATTTTCACCATGCTTGGAGTGGGCTTTTGTGTGTGGGTCTGCTGGAAGTACTGGAACTGCATAACAGTGCAGCAGCGTGCTCATGAGGCATCCGCTGCCCGCTTCAACCAGCGACGAGTTAGA TCGGATGTGCCCACCATTGAGCTGCCACCACCGATCCAGTACGATGATAGTGTCCTGCACGAGCACAATTcccagcagcatcagcagccgGCCACGCCCAAGGATCTGCCGCCCAGCTACGAGTCCCTCTTCCCGGAAAG CAGAGCGTGGCGAAAGTGCGGACGGGAAACACCTCACCCTCACCCTCCGCGGATCATCCCCCGTTTGGGCGTTTGGGGTTTCATCACATGGTGA
- the LOC108026834 gene encoding uncharacterized protein LOC108026834 isoform X3: protein MGKCCIGALWPLAILVASATAYKNVRLQDNMCSDKLFYTLAKPFRGDPTVRLEYEDTSGAIVTQMWNLTLPQGHAANKIKYDCQFRVLTSDRPPRGIYTIITRLKFRRDPVSKECIDYIQFSSGNRSPSERICNDISIDGPAGRLIFDQRDREVNVHIFIDRTRHILGDPLELRMVLTAHSECQFNGDFLCDPNDQYSCISRHFVRDNITNCLYPCRDEGTCFHDAIVPEEIDTANVAISALTSLIFTMLGVGFCVWVCWKYWNCITVQQRAHEASAARFNQRRVRSDVPTIELPPPIQYDDSVLHEHNSQQHQQPATPKDLPPSYESLFPER, encoded by the exons ATGGGCAAGTGCTGCATCGGGGCACTCTGGCCACTGGCCATTTTGGTGGCCTCTGCCACTGCCTACAAGAACG TTCGCTTGCAGGACAACATGTGCTCGGACAAGCTGTTCTACACACTGGCCAAGCCCTTTCGGGGCGATCCCACGGTGCGGCTGGAGTACGAGGACACCTCCGGAGCGATTGTGACCCAGATGTGGAATCTGACACTGCCCCAGGGCCATGCGGCCAACAAGATCAAGTACGACTGCCAGTTCCGGGTGCTGACCAGCGATCGACCGCCGCGCGGCATCTACACCATCATCACGCGGCTCAAGTTCCGGCGCGATCCCGTGTCCAAGGAGTGCATCGACTACATCCAGTTCAGTAGTGGCAACCGCTCGCCCAGCGAGCGCATCTGCAATGATATCTCCATTGACGGGCCGGCCGGACGTTTGATCTTTGACCAGCGCGACCGCGAGGTCAACGTGCACATCTTCATCGATCGAACGCGCCATATACTGGGTGACCCGCTGGAGCTGCGCATGGTGCTGACGGCCCACTCCGAGTGCCAGTTCAACGGGGACTTCCTCTGCGATCCCAACGACCAGTACTCGTGCATCTCGCGCCACTTTGTGCGGGACAATATCACCAACTGCCTGTATCCGTGCCGGGACGAAGGCACGTGCTTCCACGACGCCATCGTGCCGGAGGAGATCGACACGGCCAATGTGGCCATCTCGGCGCTCACCTCGCTCATTTTCACCATGCTTGGAGTGGGCTTTTGTGTGTGGGTCTGCTGGAAGTACTGGAACTGCATAACAGTGCAGCAGCGTGCTCATGAGGCATCCGCTGCCCGCTTCAACCAGCGACGAGTTAGA TCGGATGTGCCCACCATTGAGCTGCCACCACCGATCCAGTACGATGATAGTGTCCTGCACGAGCACAATTcccagcagcatcagcagccgGCCACGCCCAAGGATCTGCCGCCCAGCTACGAGTCCCTCTTCCCGGAAAGGTAA
- the LOC108026827 gene encoding sodium-dependent serotonin transporter, with amino-acid sequence MDRSGSSDFGGTSATTGRSNPAPWSDDKESPNNEDDSNEDDGDHATPAKVTDPLAPKLTNNERTLVVSVTERARETWGQKAEFLLAVIGFAVDLGNVWRFPYICYQNGGGAFLVPYCLFLIFGGLPLFYMELALGQFHRCGCLSIWKRICPALKGVGYAICLIDIYMGMYYNTIIGWAVYYLFASFTSQLPWTSCDNPWNTENCMQVTSKNFTEFSTSPAKEFFERKVLESYKGNGLDFMGPVKPTLALCVFGVFVLVYFSLWKGVRSAGKVVWVTALAPYVVLIILLVRGVSLPGADEGIKYYLTPEWHKLKNSKVWIDAASQIFFSLGPGFGTLLALSSYNKFNNNCYRDALITSSINCLTSFLAGFVIFSVLGYMAYVQKTSIDKVGLEGPGLVFIVYPEAIATMSGSVFWSIIFFLMLITLGLDSTFGGLEAMITALCDEYPRVIGRRRELFVLLLLAFIFLCALPTMTYGGVVLVNFLNVYGPGLAILFVVFVEAAGVFWFYGVDRFSSDVEQMLGSKPGLFWRICWTYISPVFLLTIFIFSIMGYKEMLGEEYYYPDWSYQVGWAVTCSSVLCIPMYIIYKLFFASKGGCRQRLQESFQPEESCGSVVPGQQGTSV; translated from the exons ATGGACCGCAGCGGCAGCTCCGATTTCGGAGGAACGTCTGCCACGACGGGCCGCTCGAACCCTGCTCCCTGGAGCGACGACAAGGAGTCGCCCAACAACGAGGACGACTCCAACGAGGACGACGGCGACCACGCAACGCCCGCCAAGGTCACCGATCCGCTGGCGCCGAAATTGACCAACAACGAG CGCACTTTGGTTGTGTCCGTGACGGAAAGAGCGCGGGAGACCTGGGGACAGAAGGCCGAGTTCCTGTTGGCCGTGATTGGCTTCGCAGTTGATTTGGGGAACGTGTGGAGGTTTCCGTACATCTGCTACCAGAACGGAGGAGGCGCCTTCCTGGTTCCCTACTGCCTGTTCCTCATCTTCGGCGGCCTGCCCCTTTTCTACATGGAACTGGCTTTGGGCCAGTTCCACCGGTGCGGCTGCCTCAGCATTTGGAAGCGCATCTGCCCGGCCCTAAAAG GTGTGGGCTATGCGATCTGCCTGATCGACATATACATGGGAATGTACTACAACACCATTATTGGATGGGCGGTGTACTATCTGTTCGCCTCGTTCACCTCCCAGTTGCCCTGGACGTCCTGCGATAATCCCTGGAACACAGAGAACTGCATGCAGGTGACCAGTAAGAACTTCACGGAATTTTCCACCTCCCCAGCCAAGGAGTTCTTCGA GCGAAAGGTTCTCGAGAGCTACAAGGGCAATGGGCTGGACTTCATGGGTCCGGTGAAGCCAACTCTGGCCCTCTGCGTCTTCGGGGTCTTTGTTCTGGTGTATTTCTCCCTCTGGAAGGGAGTTCGGAGTGCCGGAAAGGTGGTCTGGGTCACAGCCCTGGCTCCCTACGTGGTGCTGATCATTCTCCTGGTGAGGGGCGTCTCCCTGCCCGGCGCAGACGAGGGCATCAAGTATTACCTGACCCCCGAGTGGCACAAGCTCAAGAACTCCAAGGTGTGGATCGACGCCGCATCGCAGATATTCTTCTCTCTGGGCCCCGGATTCGGAACCCTGCTAGCCCTCTCCAGCTACAACAAGTTTAACAACAACTGCTATCGGGATGCCCTCATCACGAGCAGCATCAATTGCCTGACCAGTTTTTTGGCCGGCTTCGTCATCTTCTCCGTTTTGGG GTACATGGCTTACGTGCAAAAGACCTCCATCGACAAAGTGGGCTTGGAGGGTCCCGGGCTGGTATTCATTGTCTATCCGGAGGCGATTGCCACGATGAGTGGTTCGGTGTTCTGGAGCATCATTTTCTTCCTGATGCTGATCACCCTGGGCTTGGATAGCACCTTCGGCGGACTGGAGGCGATGATTACGGCGCTGTGCGACGAATATCCGCGCGTGATTGGCCGGCGACGGGAGCTGTTcgtcctgctgctcctggcctTCATCTTCCTGTGCGCCCTGCCCACGATGACCTAC ggcGGAGTGGTGCTGGTCAACTTCCTGAATGTCTACGGACCCGGATTGGCCATTCTTTTTGTGGTCTTCGTTGAGGCAGCCGGAGTGTTTTGGTTCTACGGAGTAGATCGCTTCAGCTCGGATGTGGAGCAGATGCTGGGCAGCAAGCCGGGTCTGTTCTGGCGGATCTGCTGGACCTACATTAGTCCTGTATTCCTGCTG ACCATCTTCATATTCTCCATCATGGGCTACAAGGAGATGCTCGGCGAGGAGTACTACTACCCGGACTGGAGCTACCAGGTGGGCTGGGCGGTCACCTGCTCCTCGGTGCTGTGCATACCCATGTACATCATCTACAAGTTATTTTTCGCCTCGAAGGGCGGATGCCGCCAAAGGCTGCAGGAGTCCTTCCAGCCGGAGGAGAGCTGCGGATCGGTGGTACCCGGCCAGCAGGGCACCTCGGTGTGA
- the LOC108026828 gene encoding 26S proteasome non-ATPase regulatory subunit 7: MPSAEVSVNKVIVHPLVLLSVVDHFNRMGKIGNQKRVVGVLLGCWRSKGVLDVSNSFAVPFDEDDKDKSVWFLDHDYLENMYGMFKKVNARERVVGWYHTGPKLHQNDIAINELVRRYCPNSVLVIIDAKPKDLGLPTEAYISVEEVHDDGSPTSKTFEHVPSEIGAEEAEEVGVEHLLRDIKDTTVGSLSQKITNQLMGLKGLNAQLRDIKQYLQRVGDSKMPINHQIVYQLQDIFNLLPDITNDQFTGTMYVKTNDQMLVVYLASMVRSIIALHNLINNKLANRDAEEGKSDSKEAKEKNKESKDKDNKETKDKDGKKTEEKADKGKDEGGKGSRK; the protein is encoded by the exons ATGCCGTCGGCGGAGGTGAGCGTAAACAAAGTGATAGTGCATCCGTTGGTGTTGCTGTCCGTGGTGGATCACTTCAATCGGATGGGAAAGATCGGCAACCAGAAGCGCGTCGTGGGCGTCCTCCTGGGATGCTGGCGCTCCAAGGGAGTCCTCGATGTGTCCAACAGTTTTGCGG TGCCTTTCGACGAGGACGACAAGGACAAGTCGGTGTGGTTCTTGGACCACGACTACTTGGAGAACATGTACGGCATGTTCAAGAAGGTGAACGCCAGGGAACGGGTCGTGGGCTGGTATCACACGGGGCCCAAGCTCCACCAGAACGACATTGCCATCAACGAGCTGGTCCGCCGTTACTGTCCCAACTCCGTGCTGGTCATCATCGACGCCAAGCCCAAGGATCTGGGTCTACCCACGGAGGCGTACATATCCGTGGAGGAGGTCCACGACGATGGCTCCCCGACCAGCAAAACTTTCGAGCATGTGCCCAGCGAGATTGGCGCCGAagaggcggaggaggtgggCGTGGAGCATCTGTTGCGCGACATCAAGGACACCACCGTGGGCAGCCTCTCGCAGAAGATCACCAACCAGCTGATGGGTCTAAAGGGACTGAACGCCCAACTGCGCGACATCAAGCAGTATCTGCAGCGCGTCGGCGACAGCAAAATGCCCATCAACCACCAGATTGTCTACCAGCTGCAAGACATCTTCAATCTGCTGCCCGACATCACCAACGACCAGTTCACGGGCACCATGTACGTGAAGACCAACGACCAGATGCTGGTCGTCTACCTGGCCTCCATGGTGCGCTCGATCATTGCCCTGCACAACCTGATCAACAACAAGCTGGCGAACCGCGACGCCGAGGAGGGCAAGAGCGACAGCAAGGAGGCCAAGGAGAAAAACAAGGAGAGCAAGGATAAGGACAACAAGGAGACCAAGGACAAGGACGGCAAGAAGACGGAGGAGAAGGCCGACAAGGGCAAGGACGAAGGCGGCAAGGGTTCGCGCAAATAG